The genome window AACTATCACGTTCCGTTTTGGAGAGCAGTGGAGGAGGCGACTCCTTCACTGACTTTAATCTTGCGCCATTGCCGCACAGGGGGGGGCTCACGGTTCGGGTACTTTGAGCGCTGAGGCGTCGCTGTACGCGATCGCCTCGTCAACCGGACTCCGCGCCTGCAACCAGTCTACAGAGGCGGATTTCAGCTTGACTGCTCGCGTTGAAGACGGTTCTAGCTGGGCGAAGAGCACTGCTTGGAGTATCAACGAATTGCCGATCGCCCAATTAGCAGAACAAGTGCTCGATCGGGCGATCGCATCTCGCAACCCGCGCCCCATCACTCCCGGCGTTTATCCGGTAATCTTTGACGGCGCTGCTTTTGCGGGCTTGCTACCGTGGGTGATTTGGGGGCTGGATGCGAGGGCGGCGGATGAGGGGCGATCGTTTATGTCGATCGCCGATGCAGAGGGAAAACCAGCGGGAAACCGCGCGGGGGAACAACTTTTTAGCCCGTTAGTGCAAGTGCAGCGCGATCCGGCTCATCCTTTGCTGCGATCGAATACTTTTTTCGGCGACGGATTGAGCAATAACTATTTGGAAATCATCAAAGATGGCGTACCTCAAAGTTTGTCTTATTCCCGCTACTGGGCCGCACAAAAAGGCAAAGAGGCAAAAGGTGCTTTTTACCCGATCGTGATGACAGGTTCCGACCAAAGTTTAGCAGATTTAATTGCTCAAACCGAGCGCGGAATTTTCGTCAGTCGAGCTTGGTACGTGCGCTACGTTAATCCGAAAACATTGGAAGTAACGGGAATGACTCGCGACGGTACTTTTTGGATTGAGGATGGCAAAATTGCTTATCCGATTAAAAACCTGCGTTTCAATCAAGTTTTACCTGATATGTTGCGCGATGTGGATGCAGTTAGTGCGGTGAAGCGTTACGGCGGTAGTGTCGTGCCCGGAGTGCGCGTGAAAGCTTTTAATTTCACGAGTATTACTGACAGTTTGTAACTCACACATTTCTAACAATCTGTAGGGGCGGGTTTCACAAACAATCACAGCCAACAAAGAACAATCTCTCAAACCCGCCCCCACTGACAGTTTGTGACTCACACATTTCTAACAATCTGTAGGGGCGGGTTTCACAAACAATCACAGCCAACAAAGAACAATCTCTCAAACCCGCCCCCACCCAGATTAATGCGAGTGATTTATCGTGAAGGTAGAGTATTTATTTTGATAGTTAGGATTAAAACCAGCTATTATAGTCATCAGTCTGGTGTCTGTTGTTAGTAACAATTCCCAATTCCCAATTCCCAATTACCAATTCTCAATGAATCAATATTTTGCTACAGTTGCGCGCGGTTTAGAAACTATTGCCGCCCAAGAATTAGAACGTTTAGGGGCTCAGGATGTCAAGCCAGATTTTACTGGGGTTTACTTTGCGGGCGATCGCACTTTATTGTACCGCGTCAATCTGTGGTCTAGAACAATTTTTCGAGTGTTAATGCCGATCGCCGAATTCCGGTGTTACAACTCGGATATGCTCTACCGCGAAGTGCAGAAAATCCCTTGGGACGAATACTTATATCCCGAAAATACGTTAGCAGTAAACTGCACCGGCGGCAACGAAAAGTTGAACCACACTCACTTTACAGCTTTGCAAGTCAAAAATGCGATCGCCGACCAACAGCGCCTTCAATTTAACAAGCGTTCTAATGTCGATGTAGATCATCCCGATTTGCTAATTAACATTCACATTCATCAAGATAGAGCTATTTTAAGTTTAGACAGTTCTGGAGGCAGTTTGCACCGCCGGGGATATCGACCGGCGATGGGGCTTGCTCCCCTCAAAGAAACCCTAGCTGCGGCTTTGTTGGAGATGGCAGAATGGACGCCTGATTTGCCGTTTTTAGACCCGATGTGCGGTTCTGGAACTTTGCCTTTGGAAGCGACTTTAAAGGCGTTGAATATTGCACCGGGATTGTTTCGAGAAAAGTTTGGATTTATGACTTGGCGGGATTTTGACGAACCTTTGTGGGATAAATTGTGGGCAGAAGCTGAAAACAGCGAGTTACCGGAGCTTAAACAGGTGATTGCAGGGTGCGATCGCGATTTTGATATGTTAACTCAAGCTCGCACGAACGCGCAGCAAGCCGGTATTTCCGGTAAGATTCAGTTTGCTCAAACCGAATTGTCTCAGTTGGAAGCCCCCGCAGACAGAGGCGTTTTGATTTGCAATCCTCCCTACGGAGAGCGCCTGGGAGATGCTAGCGAATTGGGAGATTTGTACAAGATGTT of Oscillatoria nigro-viridis PCC 7112 contains these proteins:
- a CDS encoding TldD/PmbA family protein, with amino-acid sequence MSAEASLYAIASSTGLRACNQSTEADFSLTARVEDGSSWAKSTAWSINELPIAQLAEQVLDRAIASRNPRPITPGVYPVIFDGAAFAGLLPWVIWGLDARAADEGRSFMSIADAEGKPAGNRAGEQLFSPLVQVQRDPAHPLLRSNTFFGDGLSNNYLEIIKDGVPQSLSYSRYWAAQKGKEAKGAFYPIVMTGSDQSLADLIAQTERGIFVSRAWYVRYVNPKTLEVTGMTRDGTFWIEDGKIAYPIKNLRFNQVLPDMLRDVDAVSAVKRYGGSVVPGVRVKAFNFTSITDSL
- a CDS encoding THUMP domain-containing class I SAM-dependent RNA methyltransferase, which codes for MNQYFATVARGLETIAAQELERLGAQDVKPDFTGVYFAGDRTLLYRVNLWSRTIFRVLMPIAEFRCYNSDMLYREVQKIPWDEYLYPENTLAVNCTGGNEKLNHTHFTALQVKNAIADQQRLQFNKRSNVDVDHPDLLINIHIHQDRAILSLDSSGGSLHRRGYRPAMGLAPLKETLAAALLEMAEWTPDLPFLDPMCGSGTLPLEATLKALNIAPGLFREKFGFMTWRDFDEPLWDKLWAEAENSELPELKQVIAGCDRDFDMLTQARTNAQQAGISGKIQFAQTELSQLEAPADRGVLICNPPYGERLGDASELGDLYKMLGDIFKHRFKGWNAFILTGNKELGKKVGLRTSRRIPVYNGSIPCTLLKYELY